In Gloeocapsopsis sp. IPPAS B-1203, one genomic interval encodes:
- a CDS encoding MnmC family methyltransferase: MPEATFIPQPTADGSFTFFSQEFDEAFHSQYGARQEAEKKFVEPTQLQQKALQPRLRLLDICYGLGYNTAAALATIWQINPSCSVEVIALESNLGVPQAAIAHKLLQSWCQPVPQLLTQLATEQQIQTNNLKAELIIGDARKTIQQLHQAQFQAEAIFLDPFSPPHCPQLWTVEFLQQVALCLAPDGRLATYSCAAAVRTALIQAGLKIGSTPPVGRRSPGTVAAWVIDLPALSSEEQEHLLTRAAIPYRDPQLSDPASIILQRRQQEQNASSLMSTSQWKQHRKISRNPL; the protein is encoded by the coding sequence ATGCCAGAAGCAACATTTATTCCTCAACCCACAGCCGATGGCTCATTTACATTTTTCTCTCAAGAATTTGACGAAGCGTTTCACAGTCAATACGGGGCGCGTCAGGAAGCTGAAAAAAAGTTTGTCGAACCGACTCAACTTCAACAAAAAGCCTTGCAACCTCGACTGCGATTATTAGACATCTGCTATGGTTTGGGCTACAACACTGCAGCTGCTTTGGCAACCATTTGGCAAATTAATCCTAGTTGTTCGGTTGAGGTCATCGCACTAGAGTCTAATCTTGGTGTACCACAAGCGGCGATCGCTCACAAACTACTGCAATCTTGGTGTCAGCCTGTACCGCAACTCCTCACTCAATTAGCAACCGAACAACAAATACAAACGAATAATCTTAAAGCCGAACTGATTATCGGTGATGCCAGAAAGACAATTCAACAATTGCATCAAGCCCAGTTTCAAGCTGAGGCAATTTTTCTCGATCCCTTCTCACCACCACATTGCCCGCAACTATGGACAGTAGAATTTCTTCAGCAGGTTGCTTTATGTCTAGCCCCTGATGGACGGTTAGCGACTTATTCGTGTGCGGCTGCGGTACGAACAGCATTAATTCAAGCTGGATTAAAAATTGGTTCGACACCACCAGTGGGTAGGCGATCGCCAGGTACAGTAGCAGCTTGGGTTATTGATTTACCTGCATTATCGTCAGAAGAACAAGAGCATCTCCTCACTCGCGCTGCAATTCCCTACCGCGATCCACAACTCAGCGATCCAGCAAGTATTATCTTACAGCGACGTCAGCAAGAGCAAAATGCTAGCTCGTTGATGTCAACATCACAGTGGAAACAACATAGAAAAATTAGTAGAAACCCACTATAA